In Vibrio marisflavi CECT 7928, the following are encoded in one genomic region:
- the rng gene encoding ribonuclease G: MSAELLLNVTPSETRVAMIEAGSLQEIHIEREARRGIVGNIYKGKVSRVLPGMQAAFVDIGLDKAAFLHASDIVPHTECVSENEKQQFQVRDISELVRQGQDIVVQVVKDPLGTKGARLTTDITLPSRYLVFMPGASHVGVSQRIESEQERERLKAVVANYCDELGGFIIRTAAEGADEKELSQDAAFLKRLWSKIIERRSKYKTRTTLYGELGLAQRILRDFVGTELNKILIDSRLEYENLQEFTSEYVPELTDKLELFEGDKPIFDMYETENEIQRSLDRKVTLKSGGYLIIDQTEAMTTIDINTGAFVGRRNLDETIFNTNIEATQAIARQLRLRNLGGIIIIDFIDMSSDEHRKRVLSSLEAALDKDRVKTNINGFTQLGLVEMTRKRTRESIEHVLCSSCPTCEGRGSVKTVETICFEILREITRVNRAYDADKFVVYASPAVAETLEGDESHALAELEVFIGKEVKVQAEPLYIQEQFDVVMM, encoded by the coding sequence GCTATGATTGAAGCTGGAAGCCTTCAAGAGATTCATATTGAACGTGAAGCTCGTCGTGGCATTGTTGGAAATATCTACAAAGGCAAAGTCAGTCGTGTTCTGCCTGGTATGCAGGCCGCTTTTGTCGATATTGGCCTAGATAAAGCGGCTTTTTTGCATGCGTCAGATATCGTACCTCACACAGAATGCGTGTCTGAAAATGAGAAGCAACAGTTTCAAGTTCGCGATATATCTGAGTTGGTGCGACAAGGGCAAGATATTGTCGTTCAAGTTGTCAAAGATCCACTTGGGACTAAAGGTGCTCGTCTAACTACCGATATAACACTCCCTTCTCGCTACTTAGTTTTTATGCCCGGAGCCAGTCACGTCGGCGTTTCTCAACGCATTGAAAGTGAGCAAGAACGCGAACGCTTAAAAGCTGTTGTGGCAAACTATTGTGATGAACTTGGCGGCTTTATCATTCGTACTGCTGCAGAAGGGGCAGATGAGAAAGAGCTTTCTCAAGATGCCGCTTTTCTAAAACGTCTTTGGTCGAAAATCATTGAGCGTAGATCCAAATATAAAACTCGCACTACCTTATATGGTGAGCTTGGCTTGGCTCAGAGGATCTTGCGTGATTTTGTCGGTACTGAGTTAAATAAGATCCTTATTGACTCACGTTTAGAGTATGAAAACCTACAAGAGTTTACCTCAGAATATGTCCCGGAATTGACCGACAAGCTTGAACTGTTCGAAGGCGATAAACCTATTTTTGATATGTACGAAACAGAGAATGAAATTCAGCGCTCTCTTGATCGTAAAGTGACACTGAAGTCGGGTGGATATTTGATTATCGATCAGACTGAGGCAATGACGACTATCGATATCAATACTGGCGCTTTTGTTGGTCGCCGAAATTTAGATGAAACGATCTTTAACACCAATATAGAAGCTACCCAAGCTATTGCTCGTCAACTAAGGTTAAGAAACTTAGGCGGCATAATCATTATCGATTTTATTGATATGTCTTCAGATGAACACAGAAAGCGAGTATTAAGCTCTCTAGAGGCCGCGCTCGATAAAGATCGTGTTAAAACCAATATTAACGGCTTTACACAACTCGGCCTTGTCGAAATGACACGTAAGCGGACTCGGGAAAGTATTGAACATGTTCTATGTTCTAGTTGTCCAACTTGTGAAGGGCGAGGTAGCGTAAAAACTGTCGAAACGATTTGTTTTGAAATTTTGCGTGAAATCACCCGAGTTAACCGCGCTTATGATGCGGATAAGTTTGTAGTTTATGCTTCTCCAGCTGTCGCAGAAACATTGGAAGGTGACGAATCCCATGCGCTGGCCGAGTTAGAAGTATTTATTGGTAAGGAAGTAAAGGTGCAAGCGGAACCTTTATACATTCAGGAACAATTTGACGTCGTAATGATGTAA
- a CDS encoding YhdP family protein: MKGTFRRLWRYFLWSLASVLTLFAILVTSFRVLLPHLDYFQNDIARWLNEATGLQFHAQNISGYWDNLHPYISLQDFSAQLPDGSKVKLSADEIDVEIDFWQSILKMQPIVADLRVNGLDLDIRTINLNSPDSTSTQDNHTEDQDFLNTVDKLMLRQFDGFSLKNSNVYYQSLDGGTRKLNIDTLRWKNQGRHHRFQGVVSITDAKINSLHVNANFVDHGSLRNVSGEFYVSAHNVLVAPWLTKHLKLETGIEKGEVSFKSWLTLKNSQPVEALVKLEPSELTWKGDKNHQLTVKTGVFNLSPEGEGWKVIGQSLDIETNHKKWPNLEVAFDWQPKQWRLNVSQLDISTVTPLFRLAPSFKSTTSLLDKLKPGGVLRDIRVSMGESLQSLKYSASLTNGSMSQWYLLPETHHLEANISGNANQAVVNASLENDELPYGDVFQAPLNIKKGKVQIVWQKESNGWSLWSDDVNVKTPDMSVVGEFKLDVPNDQSPFLSFYTEASLKNAGETWRYLPTLALGQGLTDYLSAAIQAGKVNNAQLLWYGRLSDFPYTKHDGIFQASVKLRDGKFSFDTKWPAISDLQLDLLFQNESLYLDSKQADLKGVKALSIKGEIPQLTADGHLKLQAKVEGQGNAVRDYMTATPLVDSVGAALTTIQINGPVKSDFQLDIPLNGNQPHVWGYADLKDNRVHVKTPAMDLTSVSGRINFDDDVVDSKQLTANLLDQPIKLNFSGENGSKAYDVKIHLDGNWQVKPLTPYVGKRWTSRLSGRAPWYTQVDIQLKDTGFTYQINGEADLKTVASQYPYPLTKASGVEEKAKLQVSGNQESISARLAIPNLKYQTEIDIRKDVPVLKANYVVVGNGNFKVSPVVGNSVVVRTDKFDLDKWQPILFPSHSDSTTGTNSSTSTMGAIEIPTPQKVTLDVQNLTFATLEWHDVKFSAKRKALGWYMNLDSLEAEGDANYIDPYDLSVSLDRLQIYVPSLDDSERKKTKSLFETASGKEQPLISSFDREFHKSVPNITLAIKDFWFQGYRVGQLHLNLVRKNDKIEWTKLSVSSGTNHVDADGYWILNGDTSKTKFDITVKGKNNSDLMQRFGITSGIQKAPFDITSTLEWDGAPWSMQLDTLNGTVNTKLGKGVIPNVSGAANLLGLFSLDSIIRKMQLDFTGVFDKGMAFNSITGTGKIKDGVFVTNDIKMDAVAGLMKIKGVANLNTQMVDAEVNFTPDMTSGIPVLSAFAVTPVTALYVLAVTTVISPVVEVFTQVNYEVKGPLDNPKVTEISRSKGEFKLPEKLRDELK; the protein is encoded by the coding sequence GTGAAAGGCACTTTTAGGCGTCTCTGGCGCTATTTTCTTTGGTCTCTTGCCAGTGTACTGACTCTGTTCGCTATTTTGGTCACTAGCTTTCGTGTCTTGCTGCCTCATCTAGATTATTTTCAAAATGATATAGCCCGGTGGCTAAATGAAGCCACTGGGCTACAATTTCATGCCCAAAACATCAGTGGGTATTGGGACAACTTACACCCATATATTTCCTTGCAGGATTTTTCCGCACAGTTGCCTGATGGCAGTAAAGTAAAATTATCGGCCGATGAGATCGATGTAGAAATTGATTTTTGGCAGTCAATTCTCAAAATGCAGCCAATAGTGGCCGATCTTCGGGTGAATGGTTTGGACTTGGATATCCGTACCATTAATTTGAACTCACCAGATAGTACTTCAACACAAGATAACCACACTGAAGACCAAGACTTTTTAAACACAGTTGATAAGCTAATGTTGCGTCAGTTTGATGGCTTTAGTCTAAAAAATTCTAATGTTTATTATCAGTCTTTGGATGGTGGAACAAGAAAGCTCAATATCGATACGTTACGTTGGAAAAACCAAGGCCGTCATCATCGTTTTCAGGGCGTTGTGAGTATTACTGATGCGAAAATTAACTCACTCCACGTTAATGCTAACTTTGTTGATCATGGTTCTCTAAGAAATGTTTCTGGTGAGTTCTATGTATCAGCACATAATGTTCTCGTCGCCCCATGGTTGACTAAGCACCTGAAACTAGAAACAGGTATTGAAAAAGGCGAGGTCAGTTTTAAGAGTTGGCTGACTTTAAAAAACAGCCAGCCTGTAGAAGCTTTGGTGAAGCTAGAGCCTTCTGAATTGACTTGGAAAGGGGATAAAAATCATCAGCTAACAGTTAAAACAGGTGTGTTCAATCTTTCACCTGAGGGCGAAGGATGGAAAGTGATTGGTCAGTCGCTAGATATTGAAACCAATCATAAGAAATGGCCAAACCTAGAGGTGGCATTTGATTGGCAGCCAAAACAATGGCGCCTCAATGTCTCTCAACTTGATATTTCTACAGTGACGCCATTGTTTAGGTTAGCACCTAGCTTTAAATCTACTACTTCCTTACTCGATAAGCTCAAACCGGGTGGTGTGCTTCGTGATATTCGAGTCTCTATGGGAGAGTCTCTCCAGTCACTTAAATACTCAGCTTCACTAACCAATGGCAGTATGTCTCAATGGTATTTGCTGCCCGAAACGCATCATCTCGAAGCAAATATCTCAGGAAATGCCAATCAAGCAGTTGTGAATGCTAGTTTGGAAAACGATGAGCTTCCTTATGGCGATGTATTTCAGGCTCCTCTAAATATCAAAAAAGGCAAGGTTCAAATTGTTTGGCAGAAAGAGTCGAACGGTTGGTCTCTATGGTCCGATGATGTGAATGTTAAAACTCCAGATATGAGTGTTGTCGGTGAGTTTAAGTTGGACGTGCCAAATGACCAAAGCCCTTTCCTGTCTTTTTATACTGAAGCTAGCTTAAAAAATGCTGGGGAAACTTGGCGTTACTTACCAACCTTAGCTTTAGGTCAGGGCTTAACAGACTATCTGTCAGCGGCAATCCAAGCCGGTAAAGTAAACAATGCTCAATTATTATGGTACGGAAGGCTCTCAGATTTCCCGTACACCAAACACGACGGAATCTTTCAAGCATCAGTAAAGCTTAGAGATGGCAAATTTAGTTTTGACACAAAATGGCCAGCGATCAGCGACTTGCAGTTAGATTTGCTATTTCAAAATGAATCGCTGTATTTGGACTCAAAACAGGCTGATTTAAAAGGTGTTAAAGCACTGTCTATCAAAGGGGAGATCCCTCAATTAACTGCTGACGGTCATCTTAAATTACAAGCAAAGGTTGAAGGGCAAGGAAACGCTGTCCGCGATTATATGACAGCAACTCCATTGGTGGACTCTGTAGGTGCAGCTCTTACAACGATTCAAATCAATGGCCCTGTGAAGTCCGATTTCCAGCTCGACATTCCACTCAATGGCAATCAGCCTCACGTGTGGGGTTATGCTGATCTGAAAGACAATCGCGTTCACGTGAAAACACCTGCTATGGATTTAACGTCGGTGTCTGGCAGGATAAACTTTGATGATGATGTGGTCGATTCTAAGCAATTGACAGCGAATTTGCTCGATCAACCCATCAAACTCAATTTTAGTGGTGAGAACGGCAGCAAAGCTTATGATGTTAAAATCCATCTTGATGGAAACTGGCAAGTTAAGCCTTTAACACCTTATGTCGGTAAGCGTTGGACCAGCCGTTTATCAGGTAGGGCACCATGGTACACTCAAGTAGATATTCAGCTCAAAGATACTGGATTTACCTATCAGATCAATGGAGAAGCAGATCTAAAAACTGTTGCGAGTCAGTATCCGTACCCACTTACCAAAGCAAGTGGTGTCGAAGAGAAAGCCAAGCTACAAGTGTCTGGAAACCAAGAGTCTATTAGTGCAAGGCTTGCTATTCCCAACCTAAAATATCAAACAGAGATAGATATTCGTAAAGACGTACCTGTGCTCAAGGCCAACTATGTGGTAGTGGGTAACGGCAACTTTAAAGTCAGCCCAGTGGTTGGAAATAGTGTTGTCGTGCGTACTGATAAGTTTGATCTAGATAAATGGCAGCCAATACTCTTTCCTAGCCACTCAGACAGTACAACTGGGACGAATAGCTCTACAAGTACTATGGGAGCAATCGAGATACCAACACCGCAAAAAGTCACTCTTGATGTGCAAAACCTGACGTTTGCGACTCTCGAGTGGCATGACGTTAAGTTTAGCGCGAAGAGGAAAGCATTGGGTTGGTATATGAACCTAGATAGTTTGGAGGCTGAAGGGGACGCAAATTATATCGACCCTTACGACTTGAGCGTTTCTCTAGACCGCTTACAGATTTATGTGCCGAGTTTAGATGATAGTGAGAGGAAGAAAACGAAAAGCTTATTTGAGACAGCAAGCGGTAAAGAACAACCGCTTATTTCAAGCTTCGACCGTGAGTTCCACAAATCGGTACCGAATATAACCCTTGCCATTAAAGACTTCTGGTTCCAAGGGTATCGAGTTGGACAGTTGCACCTTAATTTAGTGCGTAAAAATGACAAGATAGAATGGACAAAGCTATCTGTATCTAGTGGTACCAACCATGTTGATGCTGATGGCTATTGGATACTAAATGGTGATACAAGCAAAACGAAGTTTGATATTACTGTCAAAGGGAAGAATAACAGCGATCTGATGCAACGGTTTGGTATCACTTCAGGTATTCAAAAAGCACCATTCGATATTACTTCGACTTTAGAGTGGGATGGTGCGCCTTGGTCGATGCAGCTTGATACCTTAAATGGCACAGTGAACACCAAGCTAGGTAAAGGTGTGATTCCGAATGTTAGCGGAGCTGCGAATTTGCTCGGTTTATTTAGCTTGGATTCCATAATCCGCAAGATGCAGCTGGATTTTACTGGCGTGTTTGATAAAGGAATGGCCTTCAATTCAATCACTGGGACAGGAAAAATCAAGGATGGAGTCTTTGTTACTAATGACATCAAAATGGATGCGGTAGCAGGGCTGATGAAAATTAAAGGTGTTGCAAACCTAAATACTCAGATGGTCGATGCCGAAGTGAATTTTACCCCGGACATGACATCGGGGATTCCAGTACTGAGTGCTTTTGCTGTCACACCTGTTACTGCTTTGTACGTGTTGGCAGTTACAACCGTAATCTCGCCAGTGGTTGAAGTATTCACTCAAGTTAATTATGAAGTGAAAGGCCCTTTAGATAACCCGAAAGTAACGGAAATCTCGCGCAGTAAAGGCGAGTTTAAATTACCTGAAAAACTGCGTGATGAGCTGAAATAA